The nucleotide window TGGAGATCGTGGGCGGGGAGATCGCCGTCCTGCCGGAGATAATCAACGGCGTGGACCTCTCCGGGACCTGCCTCGGATACGTCGAGAAAGACAGGATAATCACCGGGGAAAGCTGCGCCGAGGGCGACCTGATCGTTTCACTGAAGTCCTCAGGAATCCACTCCAACGGCCTGACACTTGCGAGGAAAGTGGTGGAATCCGCCGGCCTGAAATACACCGACAAAGTGTCCGGGCTCTCCAAGAGCATCGGAGAGGAGCTCCTGACCCCCACGGAAATCTATGTCAGGCAGGTCCTGAAGATCACCTCGGAGCATGAGGTGCACGGCCTCGTAGACATCACCGGCGGAGGCCTCAGAAACATCCTCAGAATGAGGAAAGGACTGAGATACGTCATCAGCGACCCCGTGAAACCGGCCCCGATATTCCGGAAACTTCAGGAGCTGGGGCAGATCGAGGACAAAGAGATCTATCAGACCCTGAACATGAGCATGGGATTCACCATCATAGCGCCTGCCGATGAAGCTGAAGCCATCGCCAAAGAATATCCGAACGCGGATGTCGTCGGCCGCGTGGAGAAAGGCGACGGGGTTCTTCTGGAGCCCGGGAAC belongs to Candidatus Methanomethylophilaceae archaeon and includes:
- a CDS encoding phosphoribosylformylglycinamidine cyclo-ligase, which translates into the protein MSGWTYAKSGVNIDQKSSAIKALVDEIGYRRDGIGQNVRLPGLFASLIDFGDRYITLATDGVGSKLMIAEALGKWDTVGIDCIAMNVNDTICVNAEPTSFVDYIAIDKPNEDITRDIGIGLQKGAELSNMEIVGGEIAVLPEIINGVDLSGTCLGYVEKDRIITGESCAEGDLIVSLKSSGIHSNGLTLARKVVESAGLKYTDKVSGLSKSIGEELLTPTEIYVRQVLKITSEHEVHGLVDITGGGLRNILRMRKGLRYVISDPVKPAPIFRKLQELGQIEDKEIYQTLNMSMGFTIIAPADEAEAIAKEYPNADVVGRVEKGDGVLLEPGNILYDHY